Part of the Bifidobacterium crudilactis genome is shown below.
CTGCTGCGCATCACCGATATTCAGGCCGTGGTGAAGGCCGCACACCAGCACGGAGGAGCCAAAGTGGTGGTGGACAACACCTTCGCCTCACCCGCATTGCAGCATCCCCTGGATGATGGTGCCGACGTGGTGGTCTATTCGACCACGAAATACATCGGCGGTCATTCCGATGTGGTCGGTGGTGCGGTGCTGCTCAATGATGATGACCTGCATGAGCAGGTCGCCTTCCTGCAGAACGCGGCGGGAGCCGTGCCGTCGCCCTTCGACTCATGGCTGGCGATTCGCGGATTGAAGACCTTGGAGCTGAGGGTAAAGCGTCATAGCGAGAACGCCTTGGCCTTGGCGGAACATCTGGAGCAGCGTCCCGAGATTGAGCGCGTCTGGTACCCGGGTCTCGAATCCCATCCCGGCCATGACATCGCCAAGCGCCAAATGCGCGGCGGCTTCGGTGGAGTCGTTTCCGTGCAGCTTGCAGGCGGTATGGATGCGGCCAAGCGTTTCGTGGGTGCCACGCAGATTTTCACACTTGCCGAGTCCCTGGGCGGTGTGGAATCGCTGATAGAGCATCCTGCGGCCATGACCCATGCCTCGGTTTCCGGTACGGCGTTGCAGGTGCCGGACAATCTGGTTCGTCTCTCGGTCGGTGTGGAAGGCAAAGAGGACCTTATCGCCGATATCGACCAGGCACTGGACTCCCTGCGCGGCTGAAATCTACTTGTTATTGGGCTGATGTCGTTTGTGTAGGGATTTCTTGCAAGAAAGAAATATTCGAGCAATGGCCGTAATGCAATGTCAACGTTTCGGAACCTTGAAGAAGCTTGGCATTGCATGAATCCCTACACAAACGTCGAGGTGCCGCCAGAGAGGCCCGAATGCGACATGCGGAGGAGCCCGCGA
Proteins encoded:
- a CDS encoding cystathionine gamma-synthase; the protein is MSNDYATQNIATRAIHAGQEPDPTTGAVVPPIYMSSTFKQDGVGGLRGGYEYSRSTNPTRDAFDEQLAGVEGAKHSISFASGLAAIDVLLRSFLKPGDNILLGNDVYGGTYRLLSKVFGPWGVGLDVVDVTDIDAVTERLAAKSYAVVWVETPSNPLLRITDIQAVVKAAHQHGGAKVVVDNTFASPALQHPLDDGADVVVYSTTKYIGGHSDVVGGAVLLNDDDLHEQVAFLQNAAGAVPSPFDSWLAIRGLKTLELRVKRHSENALALAEHLEQRPEIERVWYPGLESHPGHDIAKRQMRGGFGGVVSVQLAGGMDAAKRFVGATQIFTLAESLGGVESLIEHPAAMTHASVSGTALQVPDNLVRLSVGVEGKEDLIADIDQALDSLRG